From Thiohalorhabdus denitrificans, the proteins below share one genomic window:
- a CDS encoding D-alanyl-D-alanine carboxypeptidase family protein, with the protein MNRLIAVICLCIFLLPSWAGARYVPEPPGTPAEAAILMDAKSGRILASQNPDKEHPPASLAKLMTAYITFQALEEGRISLEDKVRISKEVWELKGSQMFLRVGERVSVDKLLRGLVVQSGNDAALALAEHLAGGKETFLRMMNRTARDLGMEGSHFSDPGGLPGDGMVVTARDMAKLARVIVNEYPQYLEMFQQRSLTHNGITQSNRNRLLGRMEGADGLKTGHTKAAGYNLVGTVERDGMRLVSVVLGSSSPAQRFDTMQGLLNYGFRFYETRKLYAAGEAVETTRVWQGATEELELTLAEPLYVTIPRNSDSDLELRARLESPLRAPVKEQDEVGTLQVKLGDESLARRPLLAKAEVASGGWIRYLLDAARLQWQGFWEGQKTRFLAQDEGEATEAEPGAAQPG; encoded by the coding sequence ATGAACCGACTCATCGCTGTGATTTGCCTCTGCATTTTCCTGCTCCCGAGCTGGGCGGGCGCCCGCTATGTCCCGGAGCCCCCCGGGACCCCCGCCGAGGCAGCCATCCTGATGGACGCCAAGTCGGGCCGGATCCTCGCCAGCCAGAATCCCGACAAGGAGCATCCCCCCGCCAGCCTGGCCAAGCTGATGACCGCCTACATCACCTTCCAGGCCCTCGAGGAAGGCCGGATCTCCCTGGAGGACAAGGTCCGCATCAGCAAGGAGGTCTGGGAGCTCAAGGGCTCGCAGATGTTCCTCAGGGTGGGCGAGCGCGTCTCGGTGGATAAGCTCCTGCGCGGACTGGTGGTCCAGAGCGGCAACGACGCGGCGCTGGCCCTCGCCGAGCACCTCGCCGGCGGCAAGGAGACCTTTCTCCGCATGATGAACCGCACCGCCCGGGACCTGGGGATGGAGGGCTCGCATTTCTCCGACCCGGGGGGCCTCCCCGGCGACGGCATGGTGGTCACCGCCCGGGATATGGCGAAGCTCGCCCGGGTCATCGTGAACGAATACCCGCAGTACCTGGAGATGTTCCAGCAGCGCTCCCTCACCCACAACGGCATCACCCAGAGCAATCGGAACCGCCTCCTGGGCCGCATGGAGGGGGCGGACGGCCTGAAGACCGGGCATACCAAGGCCGCCGGCTACAATCTGGTGGGTACCGTGGAACGCGATGGGATGCGGCTCGTCAGCGTGGTCCTGGGCTCCTCCTCGCCCGCGCAGCGCTTCGACACCATGCAGGGCCTGCTGAACTACGGCTTCCGCTTCTACGAGACCCGCAAGCTCTACGCCGCGGGGGAGGCCGTTGAGACGACCCGTGTCTGGCAGGGCGCCACGGAGGAGCTGGAGCTGACCCTGGCGGAGCCTCTCTACGTCACCATCCCCCGCAACAGCGACTCCGACCTGGAGCTGCGGGCGCGGCTGGAATCTCCCCTCCGGGCGCCGGTCAAGGAGCAGGATGAGGTGGGCACCCTGCAGGTGAAACTGGGCGACGAGTCGCTGGCCCGCCGGCCCCTGCTGGCCAAGGCGGAGGTGGCCTCCGGGGGCTGGATCCGCTACCTGCTCGACGCCGCCCGCCTGCAATGGCAGGGGTTCTGGGAGGGCCAGAAGACCCGGTTCCTGGCCCAGGACGAGGGCGAGGCCACCGAGGCCGAGCCGGGAGCGGCCCAGCCGGGCTGA
- a CDS encoding 2-hydroxyacid dehydrogenase, giving the protein MQAVFLDTTSLDREDLDRGPLEASATDWSFFDETPADAVPERIREAEVVISNKVPLDAEAIRGAPNLRLICIAATGTNNVDLEAARQRGVAVTNVVGYATPAVVQHVFGLVLALTTRLQDYTAAVAAGRWSQSPHFCLLDFPIAELAGRTLGVVGHGELGGNVARVAEAFGMQVRVAQLPGRPERPGRIPLNELLPDVDVLTLHCPLTPETENLIGRAELERLPDDALLINTARGGIVDEPALAEALREGRLGGAGVDVLTREPPPADHVLLAPDIPNLIVTPHVAWATRAARQRMVEELAANIGAFQRGEERNRVV; this is encoded by the coding sequence ATGCAAGCGGTCTTTCTGGACACCACCTCCCTGGACCGGGAGGACCTGGATCGCGGGCCCCTGGAGGCGAGCGCGACGGATTGGTCCTTCTTCGACGAGACGCCGGCGGATGCCGTCCCGGAGCGCATCCGGGAGGCGGAAGTGGTGATCTCCAACAAGGTCCCCCTGGACGCGGAGGCCATCCGGGGCGCGCCCAACCTCCGGCTCATTTGCATCGCCGCCACCGGCACCAACAACGTGGACCTGGAGGCGGCCCGCCAGCGGGGCGTCGCGGTCACCAACGTGGTGGGCTACGCCACACCCGCCGTGGTGCAGCACGTCTTCGGCCTGGTCCTGGCCCTCACCACCCGTCTGCAGGACTACACCGCCGCGGTGGCCGCCGGGCGGTGGTCGCAGAGCCCCCACTTCTGCCTGCTGGATTTCCCCATCGCCGAGCTGGCCGGCCGGACCCTGGGGGTGGTGGGCCACGGCGAGCTCGGCGGCAACGTGGCGCGGGTAGCGGAGGCCTTCGGCATGCAGGTACGGGTCGCCCAGCTGCCGGGGCGTCCCGAGCGTCCGGGACGGATTCCCCTGAATGAGTTGCTCCCCGACGTGGACGTCCTGACCCTCCACTGCCCCCTGACCCCCGAGACGGAGAACCTCATCGGACGGGCCGAGCTGGAGCGGCTGCCCGACGACGCCCTGCTCATCAACACCGCACGCGGAGGCATCGTGGATGAGCCCGCGCTGGCGGAGGCCCTGCGCGAGGGCCGCCTGGGCGGGGCGGGCGTGGACGTGCTGACCCGGGAGCCGCCCCCCGCCGACCACGTCCTGCTGGCCCCGGACATCCCCAACCTGATCGTCACCCCCCACGTGGCCTGGGCCACCCGGGCGGCCCGTCAACGCATGGTGGAAGAGCTGGCCGCCAACATCGGGGCCTTCCAGCGGGGCGAGGAGCGCAACCGGGTGGTCTGA